One region of Marivirga arenosa genomic DNA includes:
- a CDS encoding YehS family protein has product MTNNDILKRLRFTFDFSDQEMISIFDQADYKVTRSLVTDWLKAEDHEEYKDIHDDQLATFLNGLINKNRGKKEGVQPTAEKVLENNEILKKLKIALSLKTEDIVDIFNLAEKPISPHEITAFLRNPKQKQYRPFQEQYLRNFLNGLQIKYRKK; this is encoded by the coding sequence ATGACCAATAACGATATTTTAAAAAGACTTCGCTTCACTTTTGATTTCAGTGATCAGGAAATGATTTCAATATTTGATCAGGCAGATTATAAGGTGACACGATCACTGGTAACCGACTGGTTAAAAGCAGAGGATCATGAAGAATATAAGGATATTCATGATGATCAATTAGCAACTTTCTTAAATGGCTTAATCAATAAGAATAGAGGTAAAAAGGAAGGTGTTCAACCCACAGCAGAAAAAGTATTAGAGAATAATGAAATTTTAAAGAAGCTGAAAATAGCTCTTTCTTTAAAAACAGAAGATATAGTGGATATTTTTAATTTAGCTGAAAAACCAATCAGTCCACATGAGATAACTGCCTTTTTAAGAAATCCAAAGCAAAAACAATATCGACCTTTTCAAGAGCAATATTTAAGGAACTTTTTAAATGGGCTACAGATAAAATACCGAAAGAAGTAG
- the sucD gene encoding succinate--CoA ligase subunit alpha, with product MSVLVNKDSKVIVQGFTGSEGTFHAEQMIEYGTNVVGGVTPGKGGQTHLGKPVFNTVEDAVKEAGANVSIIFVPPAFAADAIMEAADAGIKVIITITEGIPVKDMMKAKTYIQDKDLTLIGPNCPGVITPGEAKVGIMPGFVFKKGRVGIVSKSGTLTYEAADQIVKAGLGISTAIGIGGDPIIGTPTKEAVKMLMEDDETDAIVMIGEIGGNYEAEAARWIKENGNKKPVVGFIAGKTAPAGRRMGHAGAIIGGKDDTAEAKMKIMDECGIHVVQSPADIGETMKKALS from the coding sequence ATGAGCGTTTTAGTCAATAAAGATTCTAAAGTAATTGTACAAGGTTTCACGGGTTCAGAAGGTACTTTCCATGCTGAACAAATGATAGAATATGGCACTAATGTGGTAGGAGGGGTTACTCCAGGAAAAGGAGGACAAACACATTTGGGTAAACCAGTTTTTAATACAGTTGAAGATGCTGTAAAAGAAGCAGGAGCAAACGTATCCATCATATTTGTTCCACCTGCATTTGCTGCTGACGCAATTATGGAAGCTGCTGATGCTGGAATTAAAGTAATCATTACGATTACTGAAGGTATTCCAGTAAAAGACATGATGAAAGCAAAAACCTATATTCAAGATAAGGATTTAACTTTAATTGGCCCTAACTGTCCGGGTGTTATTACTCCGGGTGAGGCTAAAGTTGGTATTATGCCTGGTTTTGTTTTCAAAAAAGGAAGAGTAGGTATTGTATCTAAATCAGGTACTTTAACTTATGAAGCAGCGGATCAAATTGTGAAAGCTGGATTAGGAATTTCTACTGCTATCGGTATTGGTGGTGATCCAATCATTGGTACCCCAACTAAAGAGGCGGTAAAAATGTTGATGGAAGATGATGAAACGGATGCTATTGTGATGATAGGTGAGATTGGCGGAAACTATGAAGCAGAAGCAGCTAGATGGATCAAAGAAAATGGCAATAAAAAGCCTGTAGTTGGATTTATAGCTGGTAAAACTGCTCCAGCAGGAAGAAGAATGGGCCACGCAGGCGCTATCATTGGTGGTAAAGATGATACTGCTGAAGCAAAAATGAAGATTATGGACGAATGTGGAATCCACGTTGTTCAGTCACCAGCTGATATAGGTGAAACCATGAAAAAAGCTTTATCTTAA
- a CDS encoding homoserine O-acetyltransferase family protein yields MPQHKLPEKFVLQNGEILHQASLHYEIEGEISNQKEIIWICHAFTGSATVKSWWPSLYFENGGFIDPKRHTVICANILGSCYGSTGPESINPDTNKKYGDEFPEISNRDVIKAFIDLRKSLNITNIDILIGGSLGGQQALEWSLIEPEIIQNQALIASNAKHSSWGIAFNELQRQAISLGANNSISKNEAIAIARKIAMLSYRSYDDFELNQKGKNEQDDWNIVSYLNYQGEKFKGRFSTDSYFILSKMMDNHNIASARNGSLEQILSLVKTNTLCIGIDSDNLFPLKEQGLMAHHIPNAKLEIINSKKGHDAFLIEGNKISRLIEKNFKKNYYEKA; encoded by the coding sequence ATGCCACAACATAAATTACCTGAAAAGTTTGTTCTGCAAAATGGTGAAATTTTACACCAGGCAAGCCTACATTATGAAATAGAAGGTGAAATTTCTAACCAAAAAGAAATAATATGGATTTGTCATGCCTTCACAGGAAGTGCCACTGTTAAATCATGGTGGCCTTCTTTATATTTTGAAAATGGCGGCTTTATTGATCCAAAAAGACACACTGTAATTTGTGCCAACATATTGGGTTCATGCTACGGAAGCACTGGCCCAGAGTCAATAAATCCAGATACAAATAAAAAATACGGAGATGAATTTCCAGAAATTTCCAATAGAGATGTTATAAAAGCATTTATTGATTTAAGAAAATCCTTAAATATTACAAATATTGACATTTTAATTGGTGGTTCATTAGGTGGGCAGCAAGCATTAGAATGGAGCCTGATAGAACCTGAAATTATTCAAAATCAGGCTTTGATTGCATCAAATGCAAAACACTCTTCTTGGGGAATAGCATTTAATGAATTGCAACGGCAAGCCATTTCATTGGGAGCCAACAATTCGATTTCAAAAAATGAGGCAATAGCAATTGCAAGGAAAATTGCTATGCTAAGTTACCGATCTTATGATGATTTTGAACTTAATCAAAAAGGTAAAAATGAACAGGATGATTGGAATATAGTCTCCTATTTAAATTATCAGGGCGAGAAGTTTAAGGGAAGATTTAGTACCGACAGCTATTTTATTCTATCAAAAATGATGGATAATCATAATATAGCATCAGCTAGAAATGGAAGTTTGGAACAAATACTTTCATTAGTAAAAACCAATACGCTTTGTATTGGAATTGATAGCGATAACTTATTCCCTTTAAAAGAACAGGGGCTTATGGCGCATCATATACCCAATGCAAAATTAGAGATTATCAACTCAAAAAAAGGGCATGATGCCTTTTTAATAGAAGGCAACAAAATATCTCGACTCATTGAAAAAAATTTTAAAAAGAATTACTATGAAAAAGCTTAA
- a CDS encoding T9SS type A sorting domain-containing protein: MNKLRYILLFTFLLSVFSMNAGETKNIVEYNKDIVTILKDAEVYPNPAEDFVYLKLDEQKINKSIEIQVMSIIGTKMNSSAEKIDDGLYKINLKNIPSGHYYVMITIDSKKSLKKFLKK; the protein is encoded by the coding sequence ATGAATAAGTTAAGATATATATTGTTGTTCACTTTCTTACTATCAGTTTTCTCAATGAACGCTGGTGAAACGAAAAATATTGTTGAATATAACAAGGATATTGTAACTATTCTTAAAGACGCTGAAGTTTACCCAAATCCTGCTGAAGATTTTGTATATCTTAAATTAGATGAGCAGAAAATCAACAAGTCAATTGAAATTCAAGTCATGAGTATCATAGGAACTAAAATGAATAGCTCAGCTGAAAAAATTGACGATGGCCTTTACAAAATCAACCTAAAAAATATTCCTAGCGGGCATTATTATGTAATGATTACCATAGATTCAAAAAAGAGCTTGAAAAAGTTCTTAAAGAAATAA
- a CDS encoding DUF2256 domain-containing protein → MFDKNFNKWKVNNISFYELELKKDQLMTKMTKKRDLPSKTCPVCNRPFVWRKKWEKNWESVKYCSKKCSKEAKFLKKN, encoded by the coding sequence TTGTTTGATAAGAACTTTAATAAATGGAAAGTAAACAATATTTCATTTTATGAATTAGAATTAAAAAAAGACCAATTGATGACCAAAATGACAAAGAAGCGTGACCTACCTTCTAAAACATGTCCTGTTTGTAATCGACCTTTTGTATGGAGAAAGAAATGGGAAAAGAATTGGGAAAGCGTAAAATATTGTAGTAAAAAGTGTAGTAAAGAAGCAAAATTCTTAAAAAAGAATTAA
- a CDS encoding lysoplasmalogenase, with translation MKFKALFYWIVAILEIISLQFEIDIIHQIAKPLLMISLLTYFWDQSDSRRNEKWVSYVTLALAFSWIGDIMLLFTVKHFLFFFAGLSAFLAAHIVYIVAYKKATFKDSFSFRWSAFPFIIIAYLGLMAYLILPYVDSVIQVPIALYALIIASMVVAAWYRKNQTTNESFQFVVLGAALFTISDSILAINRFSHTIPYAGIAVMSTYIVAQWLIVNGLLKHKSEV, from the coding sequence ATGAAATTTAAGGCCCTTTTTTATTGGATTGTTGCCATTCTTGAAATTATCTCATTACAATTTGAGATAGATATTATACATCAAATTGCAAAACCTCTTCTTATGATCTCTCTATTAACCTATTTTTGGGATCAATCGGATAGTAGAAGGAATGAAAAATGGGTTAGTTATGTAACTCTGGCATTAGCTTTTAGTTGGATTGGAGATATTATGCTACTTTTTACGGTTAAGCATTTTCTCTTCTTTTTCGCTGGACTTTCAGCATTTTTAGCAGCTCATATTGTATATATTGTTGCTTATAAAAAGGCAACTTTTAAGGATTCATTTAGCTTCAGATGGTCTGCATTTCCATTTATTATCATTGCTTATTTAGGCTTAATGGCATACCTCATTTTACCCTATGTAGACAGCGTAATCCAAGTACCTATTGCCCTTTATGCTTTAATTATTGCAAGTATGGTGGTTGCTGCGTGGTATAGAAAAAATCAAACCACTAACGAAAGCTTTCAATTTGTTGTTTTGGGTGCTGCATTATTTACTATTTCAGATTCAATTTTAGCTATAAATCGTTTTTCACATACTATTCCTTATGCTGGTATTGCGGTAATGAGTACTTACATTGTTGCACAGTGGTTAATTGTGAATGGGCTATTGAAACATAAATCAGAAGTGTAA
- a CDS encoding FUSC family protein, whose amino-acid sequence MIKNYYQQILNFLKSPDFLKSIIVTFGIVLPLIIGIQIDQISYLLSISIGVFLTSGSDVPGSRKHKSIGILIATLIALLTTIAITYVAPNPYLLVPTMSLLIFGISFISVYGFRASLISFSGLLAIVLSFAHPQVGQEILIQGLFIAIGGFWYLFLSAIFHPLLQKRQINKELSSCLQFTAQYIRIRGNLAIGEGKAEELKKELFELQTTINATHETLRELLLTERQSSGFSNYKRKQLLIFIELIDILELSMANPANYEKINSLFLEKPQYVRPFIDLVFQLSDRLDQMAIAMLENKKLSHKIDFNILIQLCEKTIQTYKNDIGLPEAREGALLLRNLLEYEENQIQKIDSIERVFYDLENQKNIGIRSKEGKQFITQQDYDLNILSENFSFKSPILKHSARLTIAMLLAYTIGTLFSLQNTYWILLTIVVIMRPGYTLTKKRSKHRLYGTLIGASIASLIVLINQNTYLFAFLAIVSLTLALSFIQKNYKTASVFITTSIVFIYTLINPDAFEVIQYRVVDTIIGAAIAFGAGTLLWPTWESESIQNTILKVLRANRKYLAQIDRYYHENSGLTDYKLARKEAFLEMGNLNAAFQRLSQEPKSQQHHVGKINEIVSINQTLLAAMASLGTYLINHKENEVSKDFEFIIKTIDLNLKQAIQRLLKKDQTGSISEDELELAHQHLEERFESLVSIRNQELAFEKTKPIDPQLRKRLQSTRLISDQMKWLVTISGNIKKVIESLESDLVK is encoded by the coding sequence ATGATAAAAAACTACTACCAACAGATTCTAAATTTTCTTAAAAGCCCTGATTTCCTTAAATCTATAATAGTCACTTTTGGTATCGTATTACCCTTAATAATTGGAATCCAAATTGATCAAATCTCCTATCTACTTAGCATTTCCATAGGTGTTTTTCTTACTTCAGGAAGTGATGTTCCCGGTAGCCGAAAACATAAAAGCATTGGAATTTTAATTGCTACATTAATTGCATTATTAACCACCATAGCCATTACCTATGTAGCTCCAAACCCTTATTTGTTGGTACCAACAATGTCACTTCTTATTTTCGGTATATCCTTTATTTCGGTTTATGGTTTTAGAGCTTCCTTAATTTCTTTTTCAGGCTTATTAGCTATCGTATTAAGCTTTGCACATCCGCAAGTTGGCCAAGAAATCTTAATTCAAGGATTATTCATTGCAATTGGAGGCTTTTGGTATTTATTTTTATCGGCTATATTTCATCCATTACTCCAAAAACGTCAAATCAATAAAGAACTTAGTTCATGCCTACAGTTTACAGCTCAATACATTCGAATCAGGGGAAATTTAGCTATAGGAGAAGGCAAGGCTGAAGAATTAAAAAAAGAACTATTTGAGCTGCAAACCACTATAAACGCCACTCACGAAACTCTGCGAGAACTTTTATTGACCGAAAGGCAGAGCTCTGGTTTTTCAAATTATAAGAGAAAACAATTATTGATCTTCATTGAATTAATTGACATTCTAGAACTCTCAATGGCAAACCCAGCTAATTATGAAAAAATAAATAGTCTATTTCTAGAAAAACCACAATATGTTCGCCCATTTATAGATTTAGTATTTCAATTATCAGATAGATTGGACCAAATGGCTATTGCGATGTTAGAAAACAAAAAACTCTCGCATAAAATAGACTTTAACATCCTGATCCAATTATGTGAAAAAACTATTCAAACTTATAAAAATGATATTGGATTACCAGAAGCTAGAGAGGGTGCTCTTTTGCTTAGAAATTTACTTGAATATGAAGAAAACCAAATTCAAAAAATTGATTCCATTGAAAGGGTATTTTATGATCTCGAAAACCAAAAAAATATTGGAATTAGAAGTAAAGAGGGAAAGCAGTTTATCACTCAGCAAGATTACGATCTAAATATACTAAGTGAGAATTTTAGTTTCAAGTCACCTATTTTAAAGCACAGCGCTCGTCTCACTATTGCTATGCTTTTAGCGTACACAATCGGGACTTTATTTTCACTACAAAATACTTATTGGATATTATTAACGATTGTGGTAATAATGAGGCCCGGTTATACCCTAACCAAAAAAAGATCAAAACATCGATTATACGGCACATTAATTGGAGCATCAATTGCAAGCCTCATAGTTTTAATCAATCAAAACACTTATTTATTTGCCTTTTTGGCAATTGTTTCACTAACTCTTGCGCTTAGCTTTATCCAAAAAAACTACAAAACCGCCTCCGTTTTTATTACAACCAGTATCGTTTTTATTTACACTCTCATAAACCCAGACGCATTTGAGGTTATACAATATAGAGTGGTAGATACAATAATAGGAGCAGCTATTGCATTTGGAGCCGGTACTTTACTATGGCCTACATGGGAATCAGAAAGTATACAAAACACCATATTAAAAGTATTAAGAGCTAATAGAAAATATCTCGCCCAAATTGATCGGTATTACCATGAAAACAGTGGCCTTACAGATTATAAACTAGCTAGAAAGGAAGCCTTTTTAGAAATGGGGAATTTAAATGCAGCATTTCAGCGATTAAGCCAAGAACCCAAATCCCAGCAACATCATGTGGGCAAAATAAATGAGATTGTTAGTATAAATCAAACACTCCTTGCTGCAATGGCCTCCTTAGGAACCTATTTAATTAATCATAAAGAGAATGAAGTTTCAAAAGACTTTGAATTTATAATTAAAACTATAGACCTCAACCTTAAACAGGCTATACAGCGCTTACTTAAAAAAGACCAAACAGGCTCTATTTCTGAAGACGAATTAGAGCTTGCACATCAGCATTTAGAAGAAAGATTTGAAAGCTTAGTATCTATTCGAAATCAGGAGTTAGCATTTGAGAAAACAAAGCCAATTGACCCCCAGTTAAGAAAAAGATTGCAGTCTACGCGCTTAATATCAGATCAAATGAAGTGGCTAGTTACTATATCAGGCAATATCAAGAAAGTAATCGAAAGCTTAGAATCGGACTTAGTGAAATAA
- a CDS encoding NAD(P)H-hydrate dehydratase yields MKILNIQQIREADQYTIENEPIKSIDLMERASYELFTWITERFNNDFSVYVLAGSGNNGGDGLVVARLLSESDYKVQVILPLGKNGSDDFEENLKRLKKINTISFLEELPEQISEKSIIIDAIFGSGLSRPIEGRLADLIKKVNNFEANKIAIDMPSGLFADKASPSEIIFKADYTLSFQVPKLAFMMAENQEYIGEFEILDIKLDKEYINNCLSDYSIYEVDSAIKNRLKLKSIAHKGNRGRATIIAGGYARMGAAILAARACLHSGIGLISVQTCPHCIDIVQNQIPEALILTDENEYVLGSYLDYSKQDVIVFGPAIGFAHKTLVLLENLLKDYQGQLILDADAITLLAENRELLNLLPEGTILTPHHGEFKRLVGKYSNNFEAIMQLKSFCMHHKVVVVLKGKFSAVCDADGKISFNPTGNAGMAKGGSGDLLCGILAAIYPRIKNSYETAKLAVYLHGLSGDISKEEKGENFMTPSIMIEKLQNAFKKIEN; encoded by the coding sequence ATGAAGATTTTAAATATTCAACAAATTAGAGAAGCTGATCAATACACTATTGAAAATGAACCAATAAAAAGTATTGATCTAATGGAAAGAGCAAGCTACGAGCTTTTTACATGGATTACTGAAAGATTCAACAATGATTTTTCTGTTTATGTATTGGCAGGCTCAGGAAATAACGGAGGGGATGGATTAGTAGTAGCCAGATTACTTTCTGAAAGTGACTATAAAGTACAGGTTATACTTCCATTAGGTAAAAATGGTTCAGATGATTTTGAAGAAAACCTCAAAAGGCTTAAAAAAATTAATACAATATCATTTTTAGAAGAACTGCCCGAACAGATTAGTGAAAAATCGATAATAATAGATGCAATTTTTGGCTCCGGATTATCTCGACCTATTGAAGGAAGGCTTGCTGATTTAATTAAAAAGGTTAATAATTTTGAAGCGAATAAAATAGCCATTGATATGCCCTCTGGTCTATTTGCTGATAAAGCGAGTCCTTCCGAAATAATTTTTAAAGCAGATTACACATTGAGTTTCCAAGTTCCTAAACTAGCATTCATGATGGCTGAAAACCAGGAATACATTGGAGAATTCGAAATTTTGGACATTAAACTTGACAAAGAATATATTAATAACTGCTTAAGCGATTACTCAATTTACGAGGTAGATTCAGCAATTAAAAATAGGTTAAAATTAAAATCGATAGCCCATAAAGGTAACAGAGGAAGAGCTACCATAATTGCGGGTGGTTATGCAAGAATGGGAGCTGCAATACTAGCAGCAAGAGCTTGCCTTCACTCAGGAATTGGGCTGATTTCTGTTCAAACATGCCCACATTGCATTGATATCGTCCAAAACCAAATTCCAGAAGCCTTGATCCTTACAGATGAAAATGAATATGTATTAGGAAGTTATCTGGATTACAGCAAACAGGATGTTATTGTTTTCGGTCCTGCAATAGGATTTGCTCATAAAACATTAGTGCTTTTAGAGAATCTGTTAAAAGATTACCAAGGTCAACTTATATTAGATGCAGATGCAATTACACTACTTGCTGAAAATAGAGAGTTACTAAATCTATTACCAGAAGGAACCATTTTAACACCCCACCATGGTGAGTTTAAAAGGTTGGTTGGAAAATATTCCAATAATTTTGAAGCCATTATGCAACTAAAATCATTTTGTATGCATCATAAGGTTGTAGTTGTATTGAAAGGTAAATTTTCAGCTGTTTGTGATGCTGATGGCAAAATCAGTTTTAATCCAACTGGAAATGCAGGAATGGCTAAAGGAGGTAGTGGAGATTTGTTATGTGGAATTTTAGCAGCTATATATCCAAGAATAAAAAATAGTTATGAAACAGCAAAGTTGGCAGTATATTTGCACGGCCTAAGTGGTGATATAAGTAAAGAAGAAAAGGGTGAAAATTTTATGACCCCTAGCATAATGATTGAAAAGCTTCAAAATGCTTTTAAAAAGATAGAAAATTAA
- a CDS encoding O-acetylhomoserine aminocarboxypropyltransferase/cysteine synthase family protein, which yields MSTTQKFETLQLHAGQEADQSTNARAVPIYQTSSFVFNDSDHGANLFGLKEFGNIYSRIMNPTNDVFEKRIAALEGGVAAVAVASGQAAQFIALNNILESGDNFIATKYLYGGTYNQFKVAFKRLGIEARFAEYEEISSYEKLIDENTKAIYLETIGNPTFNIPDFEAISALAKKYDLPLIVDNTFGAGGYLFKPLEHGANIVVESATKWIGGHGTSIGGVIVDGGNYNWGNGKFPQFSEPSEGYHGLNFWETFGENNPLGLPNIAFSIRARVEGLRDYGPALSPFNSFLLLQGLETLSLRVQRTVDNALKLAYWLEKHPLVEKVNYPGLESSKSYPLAKKYLHNGYGGVLSFTIKGDKEETKGFVDNLKLVSHLANVGDAKTLIIQPSATTHQQLTDEEQLSAGITPTLLRVSVGIEHIDDIIADFTQAFQKIHELSYATT from the coding sequence ATGTCAACTACACAAAAATTCGAAACACTACAATTACACGCAGGACAAGAAGCAGATCAAAGTACAAATGCAAGAGCAGTTCCTATTTACCAAACTTCTAGCTTTGTTTTTAACGATTCCGATCACGGAGCAAATCTTTTTGGTTTAAAAGAATTCGGAAATATTTACTCCAGAATAATGAACCCAACCAATGATGTATTTGAAAAAAGAATTGCTGCTCTTGAGGGAGGTGTAGCTGCAGTGGCTGTAGCCTCTGGACAGGCTGCACAATTTATAGCTCTAAATAACATCTTAGAATCTGGCGATAATTTCATAGCTACTAAATATTTATATGGTGGTACCTATAATCAATTTAAAGTTGCTTTTAAAAGATTAGGGATAGAAGCAAGATTTGCTGAATATGAAGAAATATCATCTTACGAGAAATTGATAGATGAAAATACTAAAGCAATTTATCTTGAAACAATAGGCAATCCTACCTTTAACATTCCTGATTTTGAAGCCATTTCAGCCCTAGCAAAAAAATATGATCTCCCCTTAATAGTAGATAATACATTTGGAGCTGGTGGTTACCTATTTAAACCATTAGAACATGGAGCAAACATAGTTGTTGAATCTGCTACTAAATGGATTGGCGGCCATGGTACTTCTATTGGTGGCGTAATCGTAGATGGTGGAAATTACAATTGGGGCAACGGTAAGTTCCCACAATTCTCAGAACCTTCAGAAGGTTATCACGGACTTAATTTTTGGGAAACTTTTGGTGAAAATAATCCTTTAGGCTTACCCAATATTGCTTTTTCTATACGGGCGAGAGTGGAAGGATTAAGGGATTATGGCCCTGCTTTGAGTCCATTCAATAGTTTCCTACTGCTTCAGGGTCTTGAAACTTTATCTCTCAGAGTTCAGAGAACTGTAGATAATGCTTTAAAACTAGCCTATTGGCTTGAGAAACACCCATTGGTGGAAAAAGTAAATTATCCAGGTTTAGAAAGTAGCAAATCATATCCATTAGCTAAAAAATATTTACACAATGGTTACGGAGGTGTTTTATCTTTCACTATTAAAGGTGATAAAGAAGAAACAAAAGGCTTTGTTGATAATCTTAAACTAGTAAGTCATTTAGCTAATGTTGGAGATGCAAAAACATTAATCATTCAACCCTCTGCAACAACTCATCAACAATTAACCGATGAAGAACAATTATCAGCAGGCATTACTCCTACATTATTAAGAGTTTCTGTAGGTATTGAGCATATAGATGACATTATAGCTGATTTTACTCAAGCTTTTCAAAAAATTCATGAATTAAGTTATGCCACAACATAA